In Bacteroidota bacterium, a single genomic region encodes these proteins:
- a CDS encoding 4-hydroxy-3-methylbut-2-enyl diphosphate reductase, protein MAEDYLDEHKQLYCLGDIVHNDMEVERLARKGLQTITHEELAGLRDATVLIRAHGEPPSTYEVAIANNLTLIDASCPVVLKLQNRVRGAVEPDTQIILYGKPGHAEVNGLLGQTQGRAIVVMEPAELDAIDFSKPTVLFSQTTKSTAKFYALKAEIERRIAAAQASTPFKANDTICRQVSNREPQLQQFAQAHDVIIFVAGRKSSNGKVLYEVCKSVNPRTYFVSELCEVNTDWYRLQDHVGICGATSTPQWLMDEIAQFIRTNPIPA, encoded by the coding sequence ATGGCGGAAGACTACCTGGATGAGCACAAGCAGCTGTACTGCCTGGGCGATATTGTGCACAATGATATGGAGGTGGAGCGCCTGGCGCGCAAGGGCCTACAGACCATAACGCACGAGGAGCTGGCCGGGCTGCGGGATGCCACGGTGCTGATTCGCGCCCATGGCGAGCCCCCCAGCACTTATGAGGTGGCAATAGCGAATAACCTGACCCTGATAGATGCCAGCTGCCCCGTGGTGCTGAAGCTGCAAAACAGGGTGCGGGGCGCGGTGGAGCCGGATACACAAATCATTCTGTATGGCAAGCCTGGCCATGCCGAGGTGAATGGCCTGCTGGGCCAGACACAGGGCAGAGCCATTGTGGTGATGGAGCCCGCAGAGCTGGATGCCATCGATTTTTCCAAGCCTACGGTACTCTTTAGCCAGACCACCAAAAGCACGGCCAAGTTTTATGCCCTGAAGGCCGAGATCGAGCGCCGGATAGCCGCTGCCCAGGCCAGCACACCCTTCAAGGCGAACGACACCATCTGCCGCCAGGTGAGCAACCGCGAGCCACAGCTGCAGCAGTTTGCCCAGGCGCATGATGTCATCATCTTTGTGGCGGGCCGCAAGAGCAGCAACGGAAAGGTGCTGTATGAAGTGTGCAAATCCGTAAACCCACGCACTTACTTTGTGAGTGAGCTGTGCGAGGTGAATACCGACTGGTACCGCCTACAGGACCATGTGGGCATTTGCGGGGCCACCAGCACGCCCCAGTGGCTGATGGACGAGATAGCACAGTTTATACGAACCAACCCCATACCTGCCTAG
- a CDS encoding AarF/ABC1/UbiB kinase family protein codes for MSKDKVPTGKIERAGRFLRTGAKVGANYVTHYGKKALLQNPSRDELQAANAEDMLAEFTQLRGTALKVAQMLSMDNINFSESFTGVLQQAQYSVPPMSAPMAVKAFTHSMGQAPDRVFDHFNPTALKAASMGQVHEAKKDGQKLAVKIQYPGVADSIRSDMKMLRRIAPTFVKASAAEMRPYMDEVEHKLLEESNYELELKNSQEFATACQHLPGIYFPQYLPQYSSQRVITMSWIEGVHLRDFLKTASPATRTQAAQTIWDFYEYQMHVLKKLNADPHPGNFLFNEKGEVGVLDFGCTKALSNELYDDYFDLARKGLFEDKVETERILRKIQILRPEDKPAKVDQLMSLFSRMIGLVTQPYHTGTFNFGEKRFFEQVNEIGIEISKTREVRGSREFLFINRTYFGLFALFQQMEVVLETGCKYRDF; via the coding sequence ATGAGTAAGGATAAAGTGCCAACGGGCAAAATAGAGCGGGCAGGCAGGTTTCTGCGTACAGGTGCCAAGGTAGGGGCCAACTATGTAACCCACTATGGCAAAAAGGCACTGCTACAGAACCCCTCGCGCGACGAGCTACAGGCCGCCAATGCAGAGGACATGCTGGCCGAGTTTACGCAGCTGCGCGGTACAGCGCTAAAGGTGGCCCAGATGCTGAGCATGGACAACATAAACTTTAGCGAAAGCTTTACTGGCGTGCTGCAGCAGGCCCAGTACAGTGTGCCGCCCATGAGTGCCCCCATGGCGGTAAAGGCCTTTACCCACAGTATGGGCCAGGCGCCCGACCGGGTGTTCGACCACTTTAACCCCACCGCGCTAAAGGCTGCCAGCATGGGCCAGGTGCACGAGGCTAAGAAGGACGGCCAAAAGCTGGCCGTGAAAATACAGTACCCCGGAGTGGCCGATAGCATACGCAGCGACATGAAGATGCTGCGCCGCATAGCCCCCACCTTTGTAAAAGCCAGTGCTGCCGAAATGCGCCCCTACATGGATGAGGTGGAGCACAAGCTGCTGGAGGAGAGCAACTATGAGCTGGAGCTAAAGAACAGCCAGGAGTTTGCCACCGCCTGCCAGCATCTGCCAGGCATTTACTTTCCGCAGTATCTGCCCCAGTATAGCAGCCAGCGCGTTATTACCATGAGCTGGATAGAGGGTGTTCACCTGCGCGATTTCCTCAAAACGGCTAGCCCTGCCACCCGCACCCAGGCTGCGCAGACCATCTGGGATTTCTATGAGTACCAGATGCACGTGCTGAAAAAACTGAATGCCGACCCACACCCCGGAAATTTCCTTTTCAACGAAAAAGGCGAGGTGGGTGTGCTAGACTTTGGCTGTACCAAGGCCCTGAGCAACGAGCTGTACGACGACTACTTTGACCTGGCACGCAAGGGCCTGTTTGAGGATAAAGTAGAAACGGAGCGCATCCTGCGCAAGATTCAGATACTGCGCCCGGAGGACAAGCCCGCAAAGGTGGATCAGCTCATGAGCCTCTTCAGCCGCATGATCGGCCTGGTAACCCAGCCCTACCACACCGGTACTTTCAACTTTGGCGAAAAGCGCTTTTTTGAGCAGGTGAACGAAATTGGCATCGAGATCAGCAAAACCCGCGAGGTGCGCGGCAGCCGCGAGTTTTTGTTTATCAACCGCACGTACTTTGGCCTCTTTGCCCTCTTTCAGCAGATGGAGGTAGTGCTGGAAACAGGCTGCAAGTATCGAGATTTTTAG
- a CDS encoding class I SAM-dependent rRNA methyltransferase: protein MYPALYLKSGRDRSILRGHPWVYSGAVAREETHEAGAIVQVCTNLGEVLGYGWLAPGRNLRCRIFHLGETSHLFDTDYWQGRLEAAWQLRQQLMPLQPTPTTAYRLVHGEGDGLPGLIIDLYADAAAIQARAPGLEALLPVVQAFLVQKGLKHLAVQTEADEQGRWLQGGVQALWFSEGGLEFGADLVGGQKTGYFLDQRENRALVRRYAQGRKVLDVFSYAGGFGLHALAGGAAQATSLDAMERAILQCQQNAERNGLTQNYEVLQADAFQHLRRLEHGRYDLIVLDPPAFTKSPKTVDQASRGYKDINLSALRALPAGGLLFTFSCSQHMPADLFRKVVFGAAVDAGRAVRILHQLHQPVDHPVSLYHPEGEYLKGLVLEVG from the coding sequence ATGTATCCCGCCCTCTACTTAAAGTCTGGCCGAGACCGATCCATCCTACGGGGGCACCCCTGGGTATACAGCGGGGCAGTGGCCCGCGAAGAAACCCACGAAGCAGGCGCCATCGTACAGGTGTGTACAAATCTGGGCGAGGTGCTGGGCTATGGCTGGCTGGCACCGGGCCGGAACCTGCGGTGCCGTATTTTCCATCTGGGCGAAACAAGCCACCTGTTTGATACCGACTACTGGCAAGGCAGGCTAGAGGCAGCCTGGCAGCTGCGCCAGCAGCTGATGCCCCTGCAGCCCACCCCCACCACTGCCTACCGGCTGGTGCACGGCGAGGGCGATGGCCTGCCCGGCCTGATAATAGACCTGTATGCCGATGCAGCCGCTATACAGGCCCGGGCACCCGGGCTAGAGGCCCTGCTGCCCGTGGTACAGGCCTTCTTGGTACAAAAAGGGCTGAAGCACCTGGCCGTGCAAACCGAGGCCGATGAACAGGGCCGCTGGCTACAGGGCGGGGTGCAGGCACTATGGTTTTCCGAGGGGGGGCTGGAGTTTGGGGCCGACCTGGTGGGCGGGCAGAAGACTGGCTACTTCCTAGACCAGCGCGAAAACCGTGCCCTGGTACGCCGCTATGCACAGGGCCGCAAGGTACTGGATGTGTTTAGCTACGCAGGTGGCTTTGGCCTGCATGCCCTGGCAGGGGGGGCGGCACAGGCCACGAGCCTGGATGCCATGGAACGGGCAATACTACAGTGCCAACAGAACGCTGAGCGGAATGGGCTGACCCAAAACTATGAGGTGCTGCAGGCCGATGCGTTCCAGCACCTGCGCAGGCTGGAGCACGGCCGGTACGACCTGATTGTGCTAGATCCACCCGCCTTCACCAAAAGCCCGAAGACGGTGGACCAGGCCAGCCGGGGCTACAAGGATATAAACCTGAGTGCCCTGCGTGCCCTACCGGCGGGGGGGCTGCTCTTTACCTTCAGCTGTAGCCAGCACATGCCGGCCGATCTGTTTCGCAAGGTAGTGTTTGGCGCAGCGGTAGACGCGGGCAGGGCGGTGCGCATCCTGCACCAGCTACATCAGCCGGTAGATCATCCCGTATCGCTCTACCACCCCGAGGGCGAATACCTGAAAGGACTGGTGCTGGAGGTGGGCTAG
- a CDS encoding TetR/AcrR family transcriptional regulator: MEEKITAAYLRLVNTEYEPINAHTVAEAAGITEAELYQYFSGADAVGARLWLDLGQEVSAALRESEVYASYPARQKMLSYFFTFFELALRLRTFIDYTVQDKAILKPYREAFKALMEELVQEGLDAEDIKDRLALSRNYPDMLWELHLKLIHIWLHDTSAGFAETEKAIEHYSKLPLELIGPNLLDSVADTVKYQLEKMNVRVRNPFRF, encoded by the coding sequence ATGGAAGAGAAAATTACTGCCGCCTACCTTAGGCTTGTAAACACCGAGTATGAGCCGATAAATGCCCACACCGTGGCCGAGGCTGCTGGCATTACCGAGGCCGAGCTGTACCAGTACTTTTCGGGTGCCGATGCGGTGGGTGCCCGGCTGTGGCTAGACCTGGGGCAGGAGGTGAGTGCTGCCCTGCGCGAGAGCGAGGTGTATGCCAGCTACCCCGCCCGGCAGAAGATGCTCAGCTATTTCTTCACCTTCTTTGAGCTAGCACTCAGGCTACGCACGTTTATCGACTACACCGTGCAGGACAAGGCTATCCTGAAGCCGTACCGAGAGGCATTCAAAGCCCTGATGGAGGAGCTGGTGCAAGAGGGCCTGGATGCCGAGGACATAAAGGACCGGCTGGCCCTGAGCCGAAACTACCCCGATATGCTGTGGGAGCTGCACCTAAAGCTCATCCACATCTGGCTGCACGATACGAGTGCGGGCTTTGCCGAAACCGAAAAGGCCATAGAGCACTACAGCAAGCTGCCCCTGGAGCTGATAGGCCCAAACCTGCTGGATAGCGTGGCCGATACGGTAAAGTATCAGCTGGAGAAAATGAATGTGCGGGTTCGAAACCCCTTCCGGTTTTAG